One segment of Scyliorhinus torazame isolate Kashiwa2021f chromosome 14, sScyTor2.1, whole genome shotgun sequence DNA contains the following:
- the LOC140389155 gene encoding uncharacterized protein encodes MTQEEASGSGRGPISASAAVPGIASPPTAAQLPEARPAPERERESPARPRRDRESRPAPERERESPARPRRDRESRPAPERERESPARPRRDRESRPAPERERESPARPRRDRESRPAPERERESPARPQGEGERVPPGPREREREARPAPEREREARPAPERGRGRPARPRRERERPARPQREGEGGPPGPGERERGPPGPGERERPARPRRERERERGPPGPGETESPARPRRERERERPARPRRDRESRPAPEREREREARPAPERQRVPPGPGERERERPARPRREGGPPGPGERERERPARPQREGEGGPPGPGERGRGPPGPGERERGPPGPGERPARPRRGRLARPRRERERGPPGPGEGGSPGPGEREREARPAPEREARPAPERERERPSRPRRERGPPGPGEREARPAPERERGPPGSAAYVYWPRYHWYVVNVIRKSRNWMSSGMR; translated from the coding sequence AGGCCTCAGGCTCTGGGCGCGGCCCCATTTCCGCATCTGCCGCGGTTCCGGGAATCGCTTCGCCTCCGACTGCAGCTCAGCTCCCGGAAGCCCGCCCggccccggagagagagagagagagtcccgcccggccccggagagacagagagtccCGCCcggccccagagagagagagagagagtcccgcccggccccggagagacagagagtccCGCCcggccccagagagagagagagagagtcccgcccggccccggagagacagagagtccCGCCcggccccagagagagagagagagagtcccgcccggccccggagagacagagagtccCGCCcggccccagagagagagagagagagtcccgccCGGccccagggagagggagagagagtcccgcccggccccagagagagggagagggaggcccGCCCggccccggagagagagagagaggcccgcccggccccagagagagggagagggaggcccGCCCggccccggagagagagagagaggcccgcccggccccagagagagggagagggaggcccGCCCggccccggagagagagagagaggcccgcccggccccggagagagggagaggcccgcccggccccggagagagagagagagagagagaggcccgcccggccccggagagacagagagtccCGCCCggccccggagagagagagagagagagaggcccgcccggccccggagagacagagagtccCGCCCggccccggagagagagagagagagagaggcccgcccggccccggagagacagagagtccCGCCCggccccggagagagagagagagagaggcccgccCGGCCCCGGAGAGAGGGAGGCCCGCCCggccccggagagagagagagagagaggcccgcccggccccagagagagggagagggaggcccGCCCGGccccggagagagagggagaggcccgcccggccccggagagagagagagaggcccgccTGGCCCCGGAGAGAGGCCCGCCCGGCCCCGGAGAGGGAGGCTCGCCCggccccggagagagagagagagaggcccgccCGGCCCCGGAGAGGGAGGCTCGCCCggccccggagagagagagagagaggcccgccCGGCCCCGGAGAGAGAGGCCCGCCCggccccggagagagagagagagaggccctcccGGCCCCGGAGAGAGAGAGGCCCGCCCGGCCCCGGAGAGAGAGAGGCCCGCCCggccccggagagagagaggggcccgcCCGGATCAGCGGCGTATGTATATTGGCCCCGTTATCATTGGTACGTAGTGAACGTCATCAGGAAATCGCGGAACTGGATGAGTTCAGGAATGCGGTAA